A region of Paenibacillus sp. JNUCC-31 DNA encodes the following proteins:
- a CDS encoding ABC transporter permease — MITLFNSEWERLWSKRWTWLLVLAIPGLAYMTASFFETLQVDHDTLSQLFVLTGLRNNLYFPVDIIMAVFAASIFTEEYRGGQLRYVFLRQFTRRQIFFSKLLLICVCIVLMLILFAFCLIVTGYFFQFNEHGLLNYSLEALSYTFVYYGFAFVSLLGISSLFICISMYSKNVTYAIGGCMLYILASLLLDGTVIQLAALFSDIPLLELSITYSLIPFLQHTGLNEVIDGNTNVIVAILSVVVAHLIVFLWGAYHRFVKSDYLY; from the coding sequence ATGATTACGTTATTCAATAGTGAGTGGGAGCGACTTTGGTCCAAACGTTGGACATGGCTATTGGTTTTGGCTATCCCTGGTCTTGCTTATATGACAGCCAGTTTTTTTGAAACGCTTCAAGTTGATCATGATACGCTATCTCAGCTATTTGTTCTTACAGGCTTGCGGAATAACTTGTATTTTCCCGTTGATATCATTATGGCTGTATTTGCAGCTTCTATATTCACCGAGGAATATAGAGGCGGTCAGTTGAGATATGTTTTTCTTCGTCAATTTACCCGCAGGCAAATCTTTTTTAGCAAACTATTGTTGATTTGTGTTTGTATTGTTCTGATGCTCATCTTGTTTGCATTTTGTTTGATAGTTACTGGTTATTTTTTTCAGTTCAATGAACATGGTTTGCTGAATTATTCTCTTGAGGCTCTTAGCTACACTTTTGTATATTACGGGTTTGCATTTGTTTCACTCTTGGGGATATCCAGTTTGTTTATTTGTATTTCGATGTACAGCAAAAATGTCACATACGCTATCGGAGGCTGTATGCTTTACATTTTAGCATCATTGTTACTGGACGGCACAGTTATTCAACTTGCTGCATTATTCAGTGACATTCCTCTATTAGAACTCAGTATTACCTATTCCTTGATACCTTTTCTACAACATACCGGTTTAAATGAAGTTATAGACGGAAATACGAATGTAATTGTGGCTATATTATCCGTTGTCGTTGCACATCTTATTGTTTTCCTGTGGGGAGCCTACCATCGCTTTGTGAAAAGTGACTACTTATATTAG
- a CDS encoding ABC transporter permease translates to MLGIWISELERDWKKKSKIVLFSAFLIVIISNIWGLSSSQMGVFRFGEGSILLNNLNAPWFMMDGMSLLMMAALLPIFYIDQLSGELNSGAYRLYALRPYRRFELWLGKLLALAATTVVGIGIVYIISMIGSKFFFSSSDTAALYGFKDDVGRLPAELYTIKFYGVFLLTCLAKLLFCSAICVFISRPIIAFLVIFGLSIVLYHYIATELVFLFDPFRPILVSLQSGGSISFWLYLTGASILFGAISFWGWQRKVI, encoded by the coding sequence ATGTTAGGCATATGGATTAGTGAATTGGAACGAGACTGGAAAAAAAAGTCTAAGATTGTACTATTCTCTGCTTTTTTAATTGTGATTATTTCCAACATTTGGGGTTTAAGCTCATCACAAATGGGAGTATTTCGTTTTGGAGAAGGCAGTATTTTGCTAAATAATCTTAATGCTCCCTGGTTTATGATGGATGGAATGTCATTATTAATGATGGCGGCACTGCTGCCTATTTTTTATATTGATCAGTTAAGTGGCGAATTGAACTCTGGCGCATACAGATTGTATGCACTTCGTCCATACCGACGGTTCGAACTTTGGCTGGGAAAACTGTTGGCGTTAGCTGCAACGACTGTTGTTGGGATCGGAATTGTTTACATTATTTCTATGATTGGATCAAAATTCTTTTTTTCCAGCAGCGATACAGCGGCACTTTACGGTTTTAAGGACGACGTAGGAAGGTTACCCGCAGAATTGTATACGATCAAATTTTATGGTGTTTTTCTACTTACCTGTCTTGCTAAGTTGCTATTTTGCAGTGCTATCTGTGTGTTTATCTCAAGACCAATCATAGCTTTTCTCGTGATTTTTGGATTATCTATTGTACTTTATCATTATATAGCAACAGAATTAGTTTTTTTATTTGACCCTTTTCGTCCAATTTTGGTTTCTCTTCAGTCAGGAGGTTCAATCAGTTTTTGGCTATATTTAACTGGAGCCAGCATTCTTTTTGGGGCAATCAGTTTTTGGGGTTGGCAAAGGAAAGTAATATGA
- a CDS encoding lantibiotic dehydratase, translating into MMERYSYKTLDFFMLRTPVLPLNEFFSCFPEQHSLIENVASYSLESLMQLSRKPEIREAILVASPSLYRSLSKIDELKSKPNVIEAQVVSSVMKYVIRMMSRPTPFGLFSGITVGRFSAKSQLDIKELSHYRKRARPDMGWILKLIEQLENDPLILEQLTIYPNALIYKQGNRAKLPYLTRYGKMKSGANDSISVKATIVFDWIMNYLSTPQKFSKVLNQMELEFPGTDREIINNYLQQLIKEEFLITELRPSTVDKDPFHHVFSLVDGLQGVYDIGKKLYEIHETIMFYNETPVGKGIETFEQLSRMTNDLIPMETPTMQVDLSLADQSIRLNEHIRKEVEEAAYILNMLSHYTEEHLKKYVEDFLEKYGDHKEIPVLELIDDELGLGAPETYRYPENRKNSYALKRRDSQGKIKQEQLFMELLVSAIHKGQHTVELDENVIQQLEEFNDTQLPPLPSMELYFSLHTMDQNSLDHGEYKLVLAPNPGSNGAGKTFGRFLDILEPNLQKDLTLISKKEKDLYPDVMWAETSFLPTSGKSANVMLTKNYRDHEISLSHGSITPNEQIIAISDLVVGAKEGRLYIRSVSQNKEVIPMAGHMFNYHHAPNIYRFLIEVGLMRFDQWSAPDFGYLMHAPFMPRIQYKKIVLSPAKWNLRYPNSNLKESINADKLKNWVLIFLREWNVPRYVYLIDSDNRILLDLDHPLHLNELLKNLKTTRHINLIEHVSGFENSPIHRSDGCLAAEIVFPLTIDDAIPKGSSSVFPFKTLSDRGVLGKDIYLPGNEWFYAKLYGLDSRQNEFLALYWEECVNTAKDTGLIEHAYFIRYADPDPHVRVRFKFKSNDKSQLFAQLFQKWSDEWFKDGYITKFTLETYEPEIERYGGIELMKLAESLFSEDSYVVAGLIRLNRFERRELEIEQIGVLSVIHLLTHLGYNKSECFETLNEKFDVKDYLQDFRKIRSTYMDMLNAFFGLNTSQTSSGSFSQELLPFFESRANSSLTYYQKLEQHRSEVLLTNSKDDIVFSIIHMHLNRLIGTDRKLEQKIMILTRHAMNSLIQYHKRKRTENLSRI; encoded by the coding sequence ATGATGGAACGTTATTCGTATAAAACACTGGATTTTTTCATGTTGAGAACTCCAGTTTTACCCTTAAATGAATTTTTTTCTTGTTTCCCCGAGCAACATTCTCTTATTGAGAATGTTGCTAGTTATTCTTTGGAAAGTTTGATGCAATTATCTCGTAAACCTGAGATCAGGGAAGCGATCCTTGTTGCAAGCCCTAGCCTATACAGATCGCTTTCTAAAATTGATGAACTCAAAAGTAAGCCTAATGTGATTGAAGCGCAAGTTGTATCAAGCGTAATGAAGTATGTAATCCGGATGATGAGTAGACCTACTCCTTTTGGATTATTCTCAGGCATTACTGTTGGCAGGTTCTCAGCCAAATCTCAACTTGATATTAAGGAGCTATCTCATTATCGTAAACGAGCACGACCTGATATGGGATGGATTCTCAAACTAATAGAACAACTCGAAAACGATCCACTGATATTGGAACAACTAACGATTTACCCGAATGCATTAATATACAAACAAGGTAATAGGGCTAAGCTACCCTACTTAACGAGATATGGAAAAATGAAGAGTGGAGCCAATGACAGCATCTCTGTTAAAGCAACCATTGTATTTGACTGGATTATGAATTATTTATCTACACCCCAAAAGTTTTCCAAGGTATTAAACCAAATGGAGCTGGAGTTTCCGGGAACAGATCGGGAAATTATCAATAATTACTTGCAACAACTCATAAAAGAAGAGTTCCTCATTACTGAACTGCGACCGTCCACTGTAGATAAAGATCCATTCCATCATGTTTTCAGCCTTGTGGATGGATTGCAGGGAGTATATGATATCGGAAAAAAATTGTATGAGATTCACGAAACAATAATGTTTTATAACGAGACTCCTGTTGGAAAAGGAATAGAGACTTTCGAACAACTTAGTAGAATGACTAATGATCTAATTCCGATGGAAACACCCACTATGCAAGTGGATTTGTCACTTGCAGATCAGTCTATCAGACTCAATGAGCATATTCGCAAGGAAGTGGAAGAGGCAGCATACATCCTTAATATGCTTTCACACTATACAGAAGAGCACTTGAAAAAGTATGTAGAAGATTTCTTAGAAAAGTATGGTGATCATAAAGAAATCCCCGTTTTAGAATTGATTGATGATGAGCTTGGATTGGGTGCTCCAGAGACGTACCGTTATCCTGAAAATCGTAAGAACTCATATGCGTTAAAGCGCAGGGATTCTCAAGGTAAAATCAAACAGGAACAATTATTTATGGAACTGTTGGTATCTGCAATACATAAAGGTCAACATACAGTTGAGTTGGATGAAAACGTTATACAACAACTGGAGGAATTCAATGATACCCAATTGCCACCGTTACCATCTATGGAATTGTATTTTTCCCTTCACACGATGGATCAAAACAGTCTTGATCATGGGGAGTACAAACTGGTGTTGGCACCCAATCCTGGTTCAAACGGAGCGGGGAAAACTTTTGGTCGTTTTTTAGATATCCTTGAACCCAATCTCCAAAAAGATTTAACACTGATTTCAAAAAAAGAAAAAGACTTGTACCCTGATGTAATGTGGGCTGAAACATCTTTTCTTCCCACTTCAGGTAAATCTGCGAATGTAATGCTTACGAAGAACTACCGTGACCATGAAATTTCGCTTAGTCATGGTTCGATAACTCCAAACGAACAGATCATAGCTATCTCTGATCTTGTCGTAGGTGCGAAAGAAGGAAGGTTATATATTAGGTCCGTATCCCAAAACAAAGAAGTAATTCCAATGGCAGGTCATATGTTCAATTATCATCATGCGCCGAACATCTATAGATTCCTGATAGAGGTTGGCTTGATGAGATTTGATCAATGGTCCGCCCCAGACTTTGGGTATTTAATGCATGCTCCATTTATGCCACGAATTCAATACAAAAAAATTGTGTTGTCTCCCGCAAAATGGAATCTTCGTTACCCAAATAGTAATTTGAAAGAAAGTATTAATGCTGATAAATTGAAAAATTGGGTTTTAATATTCTTGAGAGAATGGAATGTTCCAAGATATGTTTATTTAATTGATTCGGATAATCGCATTTTGCTCGATTTGGACCATCCGCTACATCTAAATGAATTATTAAAAAATTTAAAAACAACACGACATATCAATTTAATTGAACACGTCAGTGGGTTTGAAAATTCGCCTATCCATCGTAGTGATGGTTGTTTAGCTGCTGAAATTGTGTTTCCACTCACTATAGATGATGCTATACCGAAAGGCAGTTCATCCGTTTTCCCTTTCAAAACGCTATCGGACAGAGGCGTTTTAGGGAAAGATATCTACCTTCCTGGAAATGAGTGGTTTTATGCTAAATTATACGGATTGGATAGCAGACAGAATGAATTCCTTGCTCTTTATTGGGAGGAATGTGTGAACACAGCTAAAGATACTGGTTTAATAGAACATGCTTATTTTATACGCTACGCTGATCCTGATCCACATGTTAGGGTAAGGTTCAAGTTCAAATCCAATGATAAATCTCAGCTCTTCGCTCAATTATTTCAAAAATGGAGTGACGAGTGGTTTAAGGATGGTTATATAACTAAATTCACATTAGAAACTTATGAACCTGAAATAGAAAGATATGGCGGAATTGAGCTAATGAAGTTAGCAGAATCTCTGTTCTCCGAAGATAGTTATGTGGTAGCAGGATTAATTCGTCTAAACCGTTTCGAGAGACGCGAGCTTGAGATTGAACAAATAGGTGTACTTAGTGTAATTCATCTTCTTACTCATCTAGGGTACAACAAAAGTGAATGTTTCGAAACTTTAAATGAAAAGTTTGATGTTAAGGATTACCTTCAAGATTTTCGTAAGATCCGCAGCACATATATGGATATGCTTAATGCTTTTTTTGGTTTGAATACTTCCCAAACCTCTTCAGGAAGCTTTTCACAAGAATTATTGCCCTTTTTCGAATCAAGAGCAAACAGCAGCTTAACATACTATCAAAAGCTGGAGCAACATCGTTCAGAAGTTCTATTAACGAATAGCAAAGATGACATCGTGTTTAGCATTATTCACATGCACTTGAATCGACTAATTGGAACTGATCGAAAGCTGGAACAGAAAATAATGATATTGACACGCCACGCGATGAACAGCTTGATACAATACCATAAAAGAAAAAGAACAGAAAACTTGAGCAGGATATGA
- a CDS encoding ABC transporter ATP-binding protein, translating to MQNMLNGISYALMDGADLVRIPFILFVIVYAVKLIINSGQTYVEGNLEASLAKSLNIMIGKKSTQLGLADFENSSINDQLKRATQEAAFRPYQLYSQLAGIISGLITVISSSTWLFLWKWWTVPIILIVSLTSLYSLFKLNKQQFDIYMKRTPLYRQSWYLTHLLTNDRAVKEVKVFQLSTHLLNRYSELLESFYKVDKKMLGKLTKYTFIYNLFELAVMLWLVWFVIQETLLSTLMIGSLYGYIQAIVLTQSQIQSIMRSLLQFSQNHLYMEQLFLFFELPTSDPVSRSSLQNKQRDFSLERLELKNVSFQYTGNDKIALKNISLSLQRGQTIAIVGKNGSGKTTLMKVLMQLYDNYEGEIIINGKNITDYDLNMYQKKIGTVFQDFVHYEMSARNNIGFGSLDQLDQDEMILNAAKYASIDDVIHSLPQGLDTQLGKWFEEGQQLSGGQWQRLAIARAFMRNADLYILDEPSAFLDPVAERDLLELFLDLMKDKIGVFITHRLSSARLAHQIIVMENGEIIEQGTHEKLLNDNGTYAEMYRIQAKTFQENNIEEVYQH from the coding sequence ATGCAAAATATGTTGAATGGGATTTCATATGCTTTGATGGATGGAGCGGATCTAGTACGCATACCTTTTATCTTGTTTGTTATTGTGTACGCAGTAAAATTAATCATTAATTCAGGACAAACCTATGTGGAGGGGAATTTAGAAGCATCATTAGCGAAGTCTTTAAATATCATGATCGGGAAAAAATCAACACAACTTGGACTTGCTGACTTCGAAAATTCGTCTATCAACGATCAATTAAAACGGGCAACTCAGGAAGCAGCATTTCGGCCATATCAGCTATATAGCCAATTAGCGGGTATTATCTCTGGTCTTATCACTGTAATTTCATCCTCAACTTGGTTGTTTTTATGGAAATGGTGGACTGTACCGATCATCCTCATAGTCTCTTTGACATCATTGTATTCTTTATTCAAATTAAACAAACAACAATTCGATATCTATATGAAAAGGACCCCTTTATATCGTCAATCATGGTATCTGACGCATTTGCTTACAAATGATCGAGCAGTTAAGGAAGTCAAGGTTTTTCAATTAAGCACTCATTTACTTAACCGTTACTCTGAATTGCTCGAAAGCTTTTATAAAGTAGACAAGAAAATGTTAGGAAAGCTAACTAAATACACATTTATTTACAATTTATTCGAGCTTGCAGTAATGCTTTGGTTGGTTTGGTTTGTCATTCAAGAAACATTGTTAAGTACCCTGATGATTGGCAGTTTGTATGGGTATATTCAGGCAATAGTACTTACACAAAGTCAAATACAATCGATAATGAGGAGTTTGTTGCAGTTTTCCCAAAACCATCTCTATATGGAGCAATTGTTCCTGTTCTTTGAGTTACCTACATCTGACCCTGTTTCTCGATCTTCTCTACAAAACAAACAACGTGATTTTAGCTTAGAACGCCTGGAGCTCAAGAATGTTTCTTTTCAGTACACTGGGAATGACAAAATAGCGTTGAAGAACATCTCCCTATCGTTACAAAGGGGACAGACCATAGCAATAGTTGGGAAAAATGGATCGGGAAAAACAACATTAATGAAGGTATTAATGCAACTTTATGACAATTACGAAGGTGAAATTATTATAAACGGAAAAAATATAACCGATTACGATCTCAATATGTATCAAAAAAAAATCGGTACTGTTTTTCAAGATTTCGTTCATTATGAAATGTCGGCCAGAAATAACATAGGTTTTGGTTCATTGGATCAGTTGGACCAAGACGAAATGATACTAAATGCAGCCAAGTACGCATCTATTGATGATGTAATCCATTCTTTGCCCCAAGGCCTTGATACGCAGTTGGGTAAATGGTTTGAAGAAGGTCAGCAATTATCTGGTGGTCAATGGCAGAGGTTAGCCATAGCTAGAGCTTTCATGCGCAATGCCGATTTGTACATTTTAGATGAACCTAGCGCGTTTTTAGACCCGGTTGCAGAACGAGATTTGTTGGAGTTATTTCTTGATTTAATGAAAGATAAGATCGGTGTGTTCATTACTCATCGACTATCTTCTGCACGCCTTGCTCATCAAATAATTGTCATGGAGAACGGTGAGATTATCGAACAGGGGACACATGAGAAATTGCTTAATGATAATGGTACGTATGCAGAGATGTATCGTATACAAGCTAAGACCTTTCAGGAAAACAACATTGAGGAGGTATATCAGCATTGA
- a CDS encoding lanthionine synthetase C family protein: MINPNLDRWLSLEGDLRNSVASTLASVAKRYKTPSEISMKSQHSILAVDGFEVERWTEESLSNGYSGICLLMGELDYLQPDAGWDYVGHQYLKELQNKLEQTGLHDLSLYGGLPGVLAAIRSLSRRGTRYQSMTKGIAAWMEELALKKVNELVKNWGSSDLKIRDYDTILGLSGLGRVVLSYYDRPGMKKVWEQIVNWFKLYCAKKEIGEETVPGWHISARSQFHASETKQYPSGNFNLGLSHGIAGPIALMSIAILKGLPAEAFKDELSKLTDWLVQWKVNGEDGTYWPGRVSYEEWKLGNLYVENKMHPRDSWCYGTPGIARAIWLAGNALENKELSNLALESYLDMEKRIDRDGGLISPTVCHGLSGWLLLIQRMYSETGEERLRMMRDRLVEKTLDFYKPDSIFGYCDINWIDNKLQYIDEAGLLNGAAGVSLVLASLLSDKSPEWDQVLLIK; encoded by the coding sequence GTGATAAACCCTAATCTGGATAGATGGTTGAGCTTAGAAGGCGACCTAAGAAACAGCGTTGCAAGCACATTAGCTTCTGTTGCAAAACGATATAAAACTCCAAGTGAAATTTCAATGAAATCTCAACATTCTATATTAGCAGTTGATGGATTCGAAGTAGAACGGTGGACGGAAGAAAGTCTGAGTAACGGATATTCCGGAATTTGCCTATTAATGGGTGAATTGGATTATCTCCAACCGGATGCTGGTTGGGATTATGTAGGGCATCAGTATTTAAAGGAATTGCAGAATAAGCTGGAACAAACGGGGTTGCATGATTTGTCATTATACGGCGGCTTACCTGGTGTTCTAGCGGCCATACGTTCCCTATCCCGGAGAGGCACCCGTTACCAGTCGATGACAAAGGGTATTGCAGCTTGGATGGAAGAACTAGCACTTAAAAAAGTTAATGAACTAGTTAAGAATTGGGGAAGTTCTGATCTAAAAATCAGAGATTATGATACGATTCTTGGTCTGAGTGGGCTTGGAAGAGTTGTTTTATCATATTATGATCGCCCGGGAATGAAAAAGGTATGGGAACAGATTGTAAATTGGTTCAAATTATATTGTGCAAAAAAGGAAATAGGAGAAGAAACCGTCCCAGGATGGCATATTTCTGCTCGTAGCCAATTTCATGCTAGTGAGACGAAACAGTATCCTTCTGGAAACTTCAATTTAGGACTTTCCCATGGAATAGCTGGGCCCATTGCACTTATGAGCATCGCGATTCTTAAAGGACTACCTGCCGAAGCCTTTAAGGATGAATTAAGTAAGCTAACTGATTGGCTTGTTCAGTGGAAAGTCAATGGTGAAGATGGAACATACTGGCCTGGCAGGGTTTCTTATGAAGAATGGAAATTAGGTAATCTGTATGTCGAAAATAAAATGCATCCAAGAGATTCGTGGTGCTACGGAACTCCTGGTATTGCACGCGCAATATGGTTGGCAGGCAATGCTTTGGAAAATAAAGAATTATCTAACCTTGCGCTTGAATCATATCTGGATATGGAAAAACGCATAGATAGGGACGGAGGGCTGATTTCACCAACCGTTTGTCATGGCCTTTCAGGCTGGCTTCTACTCATCCAACGGATGTACTCCGAAACCGGGGAAGAACGTTTAAGAATGATGCGTGACCGCCTTGTAGAAAAGACTCTGGACTTCTACAAGCCGGACTCTATATTTGGATATTGCGACATAAACTGGATTGATAATAAACTTCAATACATTGATGAAGCAGGCCTTTTGAACGGAGCAGCTGGGGTTTCTCTGGTTTTGGCATCATTATTATCGGACAAAAGTCCTGAATGGGATCAGGTATTATTGATAAAATAA